One stretch of Zhihengliuella flava DNA includes these proteins:
- a CDS encoding SpaH/EbpB family LPXTG-anchored major pilin, which yields MKTVSLPRVRLLPAALAAVLVALLALFGSASSALAAPAPGQEGAPSSGSLTIHKYAGTPSGQANDGTELDPEPGRQPIAGVEFTVTAVTEISGTAVDLTTAAGWDAVAAYTTTPPETADLTLGSATTVTTNGTGVGVAADLPVGLYLVQETGNGGHNITEPAADFLVTVPFPQAEDGWNYNVHVYPKNTIEGVAEKTVDDASAQGQGDAVTWTVTSPALGSGDAGRPLTNYRMTDDLDQRLQFVPGSVVVAVNGTPVDAEYYTVTHPGGLGGDLVIAFTSTGLDYLDAQAADAVVTFAFDTEVQGIGEVPNQATLIVGDGTVEDTYETNIPNTPWGAVVISKYDAADQSRLAGAVFEVYTNAEGSGSPVSIDVEGVATTEFTTAADGTVTVPGLKAGTYWLKETQAPAGYTLPTELFEVTVVAGETAQTSTVTTEISNQQQTVPELPLTGANGQLLLTLGGIALLMVALGLVLVKRRKATSDA from the coding sequence GTGAAAACTGTTTCACTGCCTCGGGTGCGCCTGCTCCCGGCAGCACTCGCCGCCGTCTTGGTGGCGCTGCTGGCCCTCTTTGGCTCCGCTAGTTCAGCCCTCGCGGCTCCGGCCCCAGGCCAGGAGGGGGCGCCGTCGAGTGGTTCACTGACCATTCACAAGTACGCGGGCACCCCGTCGGGTCAAGCCAACGACGGCACGGAGTTGGACCCCGAGCCCGGACGCCAGCCGATCGCCGGCGTCGAGTTCACGGTGACTGCCGTGACGGAGATCAGTGGCACGGCCGTCGACCTCACCACGGCCGCCGGCTGGGATGCGGTGGCCGCTTACACGACGACGCCACCGGAGACTGCGGACCTCACCCTGGGTTCGGCCACCACGGTGACCACCAACGGTACGGGCGTCGGTGTTGCCGCTGACCTGCCCGTGGGTCTCTACCTGGTCCAAGAGACGGGCAACGGCGGGCACAACATCACCGAGCCGGCCGCCGACTTCTTGGTGACCGTGCCCTTCCCGCAGGCCGAGGACGGCTGGAACTACAACGTGCACGTGTACCCGAAGAACACCATCGAGGGCGTCGCTGAGAAGACTGTCGACGACGCGTCGGCCCAGGGCCAGGGCGACGCCGTCACCTGGACCGTGACCTCCCCGGCCCTCGGGTCCGGCGACGCTGGCCGCCCCCTGACCAATTACCGCATGACGGATGACCTGGATCAGCGCCTGCAGTTTGTTCCCGGATCCGTGGTGGTCGCGGTCAACGGCACCCCGGTCGACGCCGAGTACTACACGGTGACCCATCCGGGCGGGCTGGGCGGCGATCTGGTCATCGCCTTCACCAGCACCGGGCTCGACTACCTCGACGCGCAGGCCGCCGACGCCGTCGTGACGTTTGCGTTTGATACCGAGGTTCAGGGGATTGGTGAGGTCCCCAACCAGGCGACGCTGATCGTCGGCGATGGCACCGTGGAGGACACGTACGAGACCAACATCCCGAACACCCCGTGGGGTGCCGTGGTCATCTCGAAGTACGACGCGGCTGACCAGAGCCGGCTCGCCGGAGCCGTCTTCGAGGTCTACACGAATGCTGAGGGATCCGGCTCCCCGGTCTCCATCGACGTCGAGGGTGTGGCAACCACCGAGTTCACCACGGCCGCGGACGGAACGGTGACGGTCCCCGGCCTCAAGGCCGGCACCTACTGGTTGAAGGAAACGCAGGCGCCCGCCGGCTACACGCTGCCGACCGAGCTGTTCGAGGTCACGGTCGTCGCCGGCGAGACGGCCCAGACGTCCACGGTGACCACGGAGATTTCCAATCAGCAGCAGACGGTGCCGGAACTGCCCCTGACCGGTGCGAATGGCCAGCTGCTCCTGACGCTGGGCGGCATCGCCCTGCTCATGGTGGCCCTGGGCCTCGTCCTGGTCAAGCGCCGCAAGGCCACGAGTGACGCCTAG
- a CDS encoding class C sortase: MTRTAPVGRRQRRSTRTARGWRLSGASVLIAALALVGVSLAVYPMMASWLSSYNQSQLLQEYEQKVAQASPPRAEQWELARRYNSVLQAGVDVEAGASIATGTGTLTDESVAYADTLRADDSGVMGRVKIASIGVDLPIYHGTSDDVLNQGAGHLEGSHLPVGGESTHSVITAHRGLAQAEMFTHLDQVEVGELFVVEVLGEALTYRVAETQVVQPEDTGSLRPVEGLDQVTLITCTPLGINSHRILVTGERVHLNGPEEAALAASMPELPGFPWWIVIYASALLVISLYVWRSGYAHHGPSPRRPDPR; this comes from the coding sequence ATGACACGAACGGCCCCCGTTGGTCGCCGCCAGCGGCGCTCGACGCGAACGGCGAGGGGTTGGCGCCTGAGCGGGGCGAGCGTGCTCATTGCGGCCTTGGCGCTCGTGGGGGTCTCACTGGCCGTGTATCCGATGATGGCCAGCTGGCTGAGCTCCTACAACCAGTCCCAGCTCCTGCAGGAGTATGAGCAAAAGGTCGCGCAGGCCTCGCCACCGAGAGCCGAACAGTGGGAGCTGGCGCGGAGGTATAACTCCGTCCTTCAGGCGGGCGTCGATGTGGAAGCAGGAGCCAGCATTGCCACTGGGACTGGCACGTTGACGGACGAGTCGGTGGCCTATGCGGACACGTTGCGCGCCGACGATTCGGGAGTGATGGGCCGGGTCAAGATCGCCTCCATCGGCGTCGACCTGCCCATTTATCACGGGACGTCCGACGACGTGCTCAACCAGGGCGCGGGCCACCTCGAAGGGTCCCACCTGCCGGTGGGCGGGGAATCAACGCATTCCGTGATCACCGCTCACCGCGGACTGGCCCAAGCCGAGATGTTCACCCACCTCGATCAAGTGGAGGTGGGTGAACTCTTCGTCGTGGAGGTGCTCGGTGAGGCACTGACGTATCGCGTGGCCGAAACCCAGGTGGTTCAGCCCGAAGACACCGGGAGTCTCCGCCCCGTCGAGGGACTCGATCAGGTCACCCTGATTACCTGTACCCCCTTGGGCATCAACTCTCACCGAATCCTCGTGACCGGCGAACGCGTGCATCTCAACGGCCCCGAGGAAGCGGCCCTAGCGGCGAGCATGCCCGAGCTTCCGGGCTTCCCTTGGTGGATCGTGATTTATGCGAGCGCACTACTCGTGATCAGCCTCTATGTGTGGCGTTCGGGGTACGCGCACCACGGGCCCTCGCCGCGCCGTCCCGACCCGCGCTAG